The Oncorhynchus mykiss isolate Arlee chromosome 30, USDA_OmykA_1.1, whole genome shotgun sequence genome includes a window with the following:
- the LOC110521839 gene encoding protein ABHD8: MLTTLMDGLLCCLTGKSANVVVPIETSEPADGYEFVEVKPGRVLRVRHVIPEREVEEEPSGPGGSVHCKRKITVYRNGQLLIENLGDAVKQERLHAPNGEAEPNCTVEVELADPPSNPTPNSDTKVDKTGSVIGAGGAATAPDLTQQPRKRRRKPKRTVVIDSERKITSCKGTHADVALFFVHGVGGSLDIWGSQLDFFFRLGYEVIVPDLVGHGASSAPQIAAAYTFYALAEDMRAIFKRYARKRNILIGHSYGVSFCTFLAHEYPDQVHKVVMINGGGPTALEPSLCSIFNLPTCVLHCLSPCLSWSFLKAGFAHQGAKEKQLLKDNNAFNVSSFVLRAMMSGQYWPEGDEVYHAEITVPILLVHGMYDKFVPVEEDQRMAEILLLAFLKIINEGSHMVMMECPESVNTLLHEFFLWEPDSAPKSKPRSETANASNGGATSESQAKNK, encoded by the exons ATGCTGACCACCTTAATGGACGGCCTCCTCTGCTGCCTGACGGGGAAGTCGGCCAACGTTGTGGTTCCCATAGAAACCTCAGAACCCGCTGACGGCTACGAGTTTGTGGAGGTCAAACCAGGTCGCGTCCTGAGGGTCCGACATGTCATTCCGGAacgggaggtggaggaagagccCAGCGGGCCAGGGGGAAGCGTCCACTGCAAGAGGAAGATCACAGTGTATCGTAACGGACAGCTACTGATAGAAAACCTGGGGGATGCGGTTAAACAGGAGCGGTTACATGCTCCGAACGGAGAAGCAGAACCGAACTGTACAGTAGAGGTAGAGCTCGCAGACCCACCTTCCAATCCAACTCCCAATTCTGACACTAAAGTGGACAAGACAGGGTCAGTGATTGGGGCAGGGGGAGCAGCAACAGCTCCAGATCTGACCCAGCAGCCCCGGAAGCGACGGCGGAAGCCCAAGCGCACAGTGGTGATCGACAGCGAGAGGAAGATCACATCGTGTAAGGGGACACACGCGGACGTGGCACTGTTCTTTGTGCACGGTGTGGGCGGCTCGCTGGACATCTGGGGCAGTCAGCTGGACTTCTTCTTCCGTCTGGGCTATGAGGTCATCGTGCCAGATCTGGTAGGTCACGGGGCGAGCTCGGCGCCCCAGATCGCGGCGGCATACACGTTCTATGCCCTGGCCGAGGACATGAGGGCCATCTTTAAGAGATATGCACGGAAAAGGAACATTCTCATCGGACATTCTTATGG TGTGTCATTCTGTACATTCCTGGCCCATGAGTACCCGGACCAGGTCCACAAGGTGGTGATGATAAACGGAGGAGGCCCCACAGCCCTGGAGCCCAGCCTTTGTTCCATTTTCAACCTGCCCACCTGCGTCCTGCactgcctctccccctgcctctcctggAGCTTTCTCAA GGCTGGATTTGCCCATCAGGGTGCAAAGGAGAAGCAGCTGTTGAAAGACAACAATGCTTTCAACGTGTCCTCCTTCGTGCTGCGTGCCATGATGAGTGGCCAGTACTGGCCAGAGGGCGACGAGGTGTACCATGCAGAGATCACTGTGCCCATCCTACTGGTGCACGGCATGTACGACAAGTTTGTGCCCGTGGAGGAGGATCAACGCATggcagag aTCTTGCTGCTGGCCTTCCTGAAGATAATCAATGAGGGCAGTCACATGGTGATGATGGAGTGTCCCGAGAGCGTCAACACCCTCCTGCACGAGTTCTTCCTCTGGGAGCCAGACTCCGCTCCTAAATCTAAACCACGATCTGAAACCGCCAATGCATCCAACGGGGGAGCAACTTCAGAAAGCCAAGCCAAGAATAAGTAG